Below is a genomic region from Sulfolobales archaeon.
TTTCTAGCTATCCTAAACCTAACCACCCCGATCATTATGGAGAATATAAGCACTATCTCCGAGACTGCCAGGGCTATTGCGAAGATCACTATAGATATGAGGATCGGGATTGTCTGGACGCCTCCTGAGGATGCTAGTAGATTTCCTATAGAGAGTATAGCTAGCACGATAGAGTTGAACATAACCTCGATAGATATTAGCATCCTAACCATGTTTCTACTGCTGAGTATCCCGTAGACGGATATGAGGAATAATATAGAGGCTATTAGAAGGAAGAGATTCATCCCCTCCCCCTCCCCCTGGTAATGCTAACCGCTGCCATAAGAGCTACTGAGAGGGATAGAAACACGAGTAGAGCTGGGATCCAATAGTTTTGGGAGATATATCTACTTAGAATCGAGTAGTCAGCTAGGCTAGGAGGTATAGGCTGTGGATTCTCTGTTGATAGTGCTAGGTAGAAGAGGGGTGAGGATGAGATAACAGCTGCGATGAAGCTTCCAAGCCTGTTAACCCTTCTCTCCTGAACCTCCCTTATCATTGAAACACTCATTACTATAAAGAGAACACCGGCACCCACGTAGATTATTATGTGGAGTATCGCTACAATAGCATATCCCAGGAGGGCTAGTAGGGCTGCGACTGATAGGCCTAGGAGTGAGAGGTGCGCAGCACTATATACTAGGTTTCTGGAGGCTATAACGAATATTGAGAAGGCTATTGCTAGAAGCCCTATGATTGCTGGTATAAGTGTATATAGATCTATCCCCAGTATCTCCATAGATCATCACCCGCTCTTTATAGGTTCATATATAAAGCCTCTCTTCTCATCGAACCTTATCCTCATCCTTATAGCCCCCTTGCTAGGATCCATCTCCCTAGGATCCTTTGTAAACTCTTCGAGATTTGTTAGCATATCCTCATACCTCTCATAAGCCATATCATGTATTGTAGTTGTGTCAAAAGCCTCTACAGGGCATATATCGACGCAGTAGTAGCAGAATATACATCTCCCCCAGTTGATCACAGGCTTCTTTTTCTTCTGCGGGTTCAAAACCATTCTAATAGCATCTGATGGACATATTATATCGCATAGAGAGCACCCTATACAGACATCCTCGAGAAGCCTGAACATCCCCCTATACCAGGGGGGCTGCTCAAGAACCTGTCTTGGATAGTCAATAGTGATTCTAATAGGCCTCACAACATATTTAGCACCAGTGGCTAGAGCCTCTAGATTCCTCAGCACAGCCGGCCCCAGCCTGGGGATTTCAACCTTGTAATATCTATTCTTCTCAGGTGCTACCTTCTCAACAATAGATCCTAGATCCTGTGCTAAACCTCCACCCTCTAGCCCCATCTAACCCACCCCCCATAGACGAGAGCTAATGACCATATTAGGGAAACAATGGAGAGGCCGAAAACATATATCCAGCCAAGCCTGATAGCCTGGTCAAGCCTATACCTCCCATAGATAGCCCTTAGAAACACAGCCACAAGGCTTAGTATGGAGAGCTTTAGAATAACAACCAGGCTTGGGGCTAGAAAGCCTAGGAGAAAGCCCTCACCCCCTTGAAGGGGTAGCCAGCCTCCTAGAAATACTAGGGAGAGTATCAATGTATATACGTAGAGCTTTATATATGCAAGGCCCATGGAGAGGCCGAACATGAGACCGCTATACTCTGTATAGGGTCCTGCCACAACCTCTGTCTCTGCCTCGGAGATCTCGAATGGGAATCTAGATGTTGTTCTAAGCACTGCTATGAATGATGCTATGAAGGCAAAGGGGTTTAGGATCATGCCTGGGAGCATGTATTGCCTCTCAACGATCTCGTAGAAGTCGAGGCTACCATAGATCACAGCCATAGATATGATTGATATTATCAGAGGTATCTCGTAAGAGACTATTAGAAGAGCCTCTCTAAGAGAGCCTACGAAGGCGAACTTATTATCCGAGGCCCACCCCATTATAACTATGAATATAGGTGCTAGAGATATTATAGCTATGACCACGAGCAATGCTAGATCGCTATACACAGGCGGATGGATCGATGGTGATATGGGGATAAAGGCTATTGGGAGCATCGAGAATAATATGGCTAGCCCTGGAGATAGTAGAAATGGGATAACATCGCTCCTCCTAGGTATTATAACCTCTTGGAAGGAAAACCTTATCAGATCTGCAAAGCCCTGGAGAGCACCCCCTATCCTCCTAGAAACCCATAGGGGTCCATATCTAAGCTGTACCAGGGCTGCTATCTTCCTCTCAGCCCATAGCATTAGGGCTGCTATAACTACCACTAGCAGCAGTCCTGGATATACTATCATATATCCTAGCCCCACAACTGTTCTATATATGGTATCGTTATAGCCGAGGATCTCCTTCAAAAGCATTATAAGGGGGAGCATTATCTATCAGCCTCTGGTGGGAAGTAATCTAGAGAACCATATATAGCTGGTAGATCTGCAAGCCTATGACCTGGGATCAGATATTTAAATAAGATGACATTTCTATAGGATGGCGTTGTCCATCTAAATCTATATGGTCTAGGAGATCCATCGCTCACTATATGGAAGAGAGCCTCACCCCTCCCAGCCTCAACCCTAGCAGTAGCCTCTCCCTTGGGCGGCTTTAGACTAGCGAAGATCCCTGGGAATTTAACTCTCCTCGTCTCCTCATATATCTTCTTCATCAGCGGGTTGAACATCCTAGCGATCTGGGGATGAATTATATCGCCGCTAGGCATCTTTCTAAGGGCATCCCTTATTATATTTATACTCTGCTTTATCTCCTCGAATCTTACGAGGGTCCTGGCATATGCATCCCCCTCCTCAGCTACGGGCACCATGAATTCGAGTTCGTCATATGCTTCATAGGGATCTGCAACCCTTACATCGAAATCCACACCAGATGCTCTTAGATTAGGACCTGTGATCCCAAGTTTAACTGCATCGTTCTTTCTTAGAATACCCACCTCTCTCAGCCTATCCTCTATAACTGGATTGTTTAGGAAGATCTTATACCAGTCCTTCAGCCTCCTCTCCATATATCTGAGGGCCTTCTCAACATTATCTGGGAAGCTCTGTGGCATATCCCTTCTAACTCCTCCTGGAATAACATATGCATATGTTATCCTAGCCCCGCTCAGCTGGTTAGCGAGCTCTACAAAGAGCTCTCGATCTCCGAAGCCCCACATAAAGCCTGTTGAGTGTCCCAGGAATATGGCTAGGATTCCTATTCCATATAGATGGCTAGCTATCCTGGTGATCTCAGCTAGTATTGTCCTCAGATACTTAGCCCTCGGAGGCGGTTCTATACCCATTAGCTTCTCAATAGCATTTACATAGCCTATGGTCATCGGGGTTGTATCTAGGAGGCTTGGCCTCTCTACCAGGGGTATCGTCTTCATATATATTCTATTCTCACTTAGCTTCTCAATTGTTCTAAATACAAAACCTATATCAGGATCACATCTAACTATTATATCTCCGTCAACCCATACTCTAATCCTCATATGCCCAGATCCCGGGTGTGTTGGGCCTATCTGAAGCTCTATTAGCCTCTCACCTTCCTCCGTAACCCCTAGATCTCTGCTCTGTATTAGCTCTTTACTTATCTCCTCAATAGCTATTGAGCCGGCTACCATCTTAGCCACCTAGATATTATTTCCAGGGCTCCTCAACCTCCCCCGCCTTTCTAGTTGGGATCTCGAAGTCCTTTCTCCCAGGCCAGAGGCCCTCGAACTCCTCTGGGAGTAAAAGCCTCCTCAGATCTGGATGCCCCTCAAATACTATTCCAAACATCTCCCACGCCTCCCTCTCCTGGAACTCTGAGCTAGGCCATATTTGTGTGAGGGTAGGAGCCCTCGGATCCTTCCTATCCAGCTTAGATCTAAGTATCACCATGATCCTCCTGAGACCCCTGCTATAGGATCCTATATGGACCATGAGCTCTATAACCCCCTTATCAGGGTAGTCAACACCTGTGAGGGATTTCACATGGTCGAAGCCGAGGCTGCTGAGTATCTTAGCCGCCTCGAGGATCCTCGATCTATCGACCTCGATGTTGATAACCATGCTCCTCTTATCAGCCTCAACCCTTGTAGCAACCCCTTTTAAATGCTCCGAAAGCCTTGCAGCAAGCTCTTCAAGAGCTTTTCCAAGGGCTAGCCTCTGCTGCGGTATCTGCGGCTGCTGAGAAGCCATAGATCCTCCCTTCCTACTCCCTGGCTAGCTCTACCCTCTCGATCTTGAGGTTCTTCTCGATAAGCTCTAGATCATGCCTAGTAATCCCCCTACTCTTTATCCTCTGCTGCAGCATTAGAATAGCCCTTGCAAGGGCCTCGGGTCTAGGTGGGCAGCCAGGAATATATATATCTACTGGTATAACCTCATTAGCCCTAACAACGTTATAGCTATTCCAGAAGAGGCCTCCATCTATGGCGCATGCCCCCATAGCTATGACGAACTTTGGATCAGCCATCTGCTCCCATGTTATCCTGGCAACCCTAGCCATCTTCCTTGTAAGGGTGCCCTCGATAATTATCAGATTAGTCTGTCTTGGTGAGACAAAGGGTAGGGATCCGTATCTCTCGAGATCGAATCTAGGGGCGTATGCAGCGCCCAGCTCCACACCACAGCAGCTTGTCATTAGATGGACAGGCCATAGCGAGAATGCGTTAGCCCACTCAACTATATCCTTGATAGGCTTTCTCTCAATAAGCCATCTCAGAACCTTCCTAGTTGTTAGATCTAGATCCCCTATGAAGACTAATCCGCCCTCCATAAATCGATCACCCCAGCTTTTCTAAGAGCATAAACAAAAGATGGGATAATGAACAAGGCGGAGAGGAGTATCAATATGAGGGAATTCACAATAACACCAGCGATAGAGGAGAGTGCTATGAATAGTACGAGAACTATATAGGATTCCATAGCTATGAATAGAAGTAGATATGGATAGTACTGCATTAAGAAATAACCCCTACCCCTCCCA
It encodes:
- a CDS encoding NADH-quinone oxidoreductase subunit K: MNLFLLIASILFLISVYGILSSRNMVRMLISIEVMFNSIVLAILSIGNLLASSGGVQTIPILISIVIFAIALAVSEIVLIFSIMIGVVRFRIARNVDTEELITKER
- a CDS encoding NADH-quinone oxidoreductase subunit J; the protein is MEILGIDLYTLIPAIIGLLAIAFSIFVIASRNLVYSAAHLSLLGLSVAALLALLGYAIVAILHIIIYVGAGVLFIVMSVSMIREVQERRVNRLGSFIAAVISSSPLFYLALSTENPQPIPPSLADYSILSRYISQNYWIPALLVFLSLSVALMAAVSITRGRGRG
- a CDS encoding NADH-quinone oxidoreductase subunit I, which translates into the protein MGLEGGGLAQDLGSIVEKVAPEKNRYYKVEIPRLGPAVLRNLEALATGAKYVVRPIRITIDYPRQVLEQPPWYRGMFRLLEDVCIGCSLCDIICPSDAIRMVLNPQKKKKPVINWGRCIFCYYCVDICPVEAFDTTTIHDMAYERYEDMLTNLEEFTKDPREMDPSKGAIRMRIRFDEKRGFIYEPIKSG
- the nuoH gene encoding NADH-quinone oxidoreductase subunit NuoH: MLPLIMLLKEILGYNDTIYRTVVGLGYMIVYPGLLLVVVIAALMLWAERKIAALVQLRYGPLWVSRRIGGALQGFADLIRFSFQEVIIPRRSDVIPFLLSPGLAILFSMLPIAFIPISPSIHPPVYSDLALLVVIAIISLAPIFIVIMGWASDNKFAFVGSLREALLIVSYEIPLIISIISMAVIYGSLDFYEIVERQYMLPGMILNPFAFIASFIAVLRTTSRFPFEISEAETEVVAGPYTEYSGLMFGLSMGLAYIKLYVYTLILSLVFLGGWLPLQGGEGFLLGFLAPSLVVILKLSILSLVAVFLRAIYGRYRLDQAIRLGWIYVFGLSIVSLIWSLALVYGGWVRWG
- a CDS encoding NADH-quinone oxidoreductase subunit D, translated to MVAGSIAIEEISKELIQSRDLGVTEEGERLIELQIGPTHPGSGHMRIRVWVDGDIIVRCDPDIGFVFRTIEKLSENRIYMKTIPLVERPSLLDTTPMTIGYVNAIEKLMGIEPPPRAKYLRTILAEITRIASHLYGIGILAIFLGHSTGFMWGFGDRELFVELANQLSGARITYAYVIPGGVRRDMPQSFPDNVEKALRYMERRLKDWYKIFLNNPVIEDRLREVGILRKNDAVKLGITGPNLRASGVDFDVRVADPYEAYDELEFMVPVAEEGDAYARTLVRFEEIKQSINIIRDALRKMPSGDIIHPQIARMFNPLMKKIYEETRRVKFPGIFASLKPPKGEATARVEAGRGEALFHIVSDGSPRPYRFRWTTPSYRNVILFKYLIPGHRLADLPAIYGSLDYFPPEADR
- a CDS encoding NADH-quinone oxidoreductase subunit C, whose product is MASQQPQIPQQRLALGKALEELAARLSEHLKGVATRVEADKRSMVINIEVDRSRILEAAKILSSLGFDHVKSLTGVDYPDKGVIELMVHIGSYSRGLRRIMVILRSKLDRKDPRAPTLTQIWPSSEFQEREAWEMFGIVFEGHPDLRRLLLPEEFEGLWPGRKDFEIPTRKAGEVEEPWK
- the nuoB gene encoding NADH-quinone oxidoreductase subunit NuoB → MEGGLVFIGDLDLTTRKVLRWLIERKPIKDIVEWANAFSLWPVHLMTSCCGVELGAAYAPRFDLERYGSLPFVSPRQTNLIIIEGTLTRKMARVARITWEQMADPKFVIAMGACAIDGGLFWNSYNVVRANEVIPVDIYIPGCPPRPEALARAILMLQQRIKSRGITRHDLELIEKNLKIERVELARE
- the ndhC gene encoding NADH-quinone oxidoreductase subunit A; this encodes MDVAGVITIAVTGIIFLALPFIAYLIGRAVSPPIDYPTKLERFESGNLPSGRGRGYFLMQYYPYLLLFIAMESYIVLVLFIALSSIAGVIVNSLILILLSALFIIPSFVYALRKAGVIDLWRAD